The Oncorhynchus mykiss isolate Arlee chromosome 22, USDA_OmykA_1.1, whole genome shotgun sequence sequence AGTTGTTTACAAACACATAGCTACCGGGGATGACGCCAACCAGCGGAGTATCATCCTAGGAATAGAAAACGGTCAATGATAGGCCTTTACCGTAAAATCATGCACAGTGCgttttctcaattcaattcaaggtgctttattgacatgggaaacatatgttaatattgccaaagcaagtgaagtagataatatacaaaagtgaaataaacaataaaaatgaacagtaaacattacactcacagaaattACAAAATAATAAgaatttctctctccctttccctatcTCTCCCGCCTCCTCCGAGTCACCGCCCCGCCTGTGGGACGGGGAGACTTTAAAACCAGTCTTGAGACGCCGGACACTTTGTCAGAGGGACAGCGCTTTGCTTTAGCGGACTAGTAGCGGACAGAGCGCGCAGAGTGCAAACACGTTGTTATTGGAGATACCCGCGGAGTTTACTTCGTCCCGAACAAGTTCATTATACTGGATACTTTTGAGATTCACAAGACACGAAAAATGAAGTCTCCAAAGTTGAAGTCTCAAGGCAAATGTAAGTTAGACCATCTCATCTGTTGTTCTGTCGACTTCCACTGGACAATGCACTGAACACTGACCAGGCACGGCGTTATTGGACCTTTCAGAAAGGGAGCCGTGAGGTTATGTGAAGTCGTGCAAGTGTGATTCTTATTCACCAGCTGTTACAATGTAACATTGTTCCAATGTAACATGTGTGTTGCACATATTTCAATGACACAAAAACATCGGTTGCATGGGATAGGCTAAATTAATAGAGAGCTATTTATTTTATTAACTGAAATGAAgtaaagaaaaatatattttgattgagaATGGTTGTGGGATAGGCATACCAGTCCAGCCAGTATAGTAACACATGCTTATTCCCTCCGTTATTTCAGCTCAATTCCTTGAGGAGGATGATCTGTCTGACGTGCTGTGTGAGTTCGACGCGGTGATCGAGGATTTCACTTCCCCGATGGAGAAGAGACACTTCCAGTATGACGAGCACCTGAAGACCGTGAAGAGACGGAGCAGTGCCAGCGTCAGTGACAGTGGCATCAGCGACTCAGAAAGTAAGTGAACcttgcacgcacagacacacaccaacatacGCACACAGTTGTCCTAATACCCGAAAGACAGTCGAGCAATTGTGCTGGAATGCCTGCAACAGGGTTTGAACCAACGACCTCGCAGCTACAAGGCCAACAGAGGCTACAATTACATAGCCTACAGGGCGGCAACAGTAGCAGTACACACATTCTCAAGTAGTGACAGTACCTATCAGTAGCCTAGATATGTTACTGTTTGCACTTTGAGGCTCACAATTCCTTTTACTCCGTATAGTGCCTGACAGAATTGCCATTCGTGCTAGATTATACATTGTCATGTGTCCCACAAGTGCTCTTCCAGGTCTGCTGAAAACCTATAGCAGGcggggacacacaaacacacactccctaCAGCCACACACTCCCTGATAAGCATCAATGTTTGACTTGGAACTGGAAACCTTCAATTTCTGAAACAGACCGTGCCTCGTGGATGCCTCTGTCTTTGGAAATGctttctctaaccctaaccctaaatcaaatcaaatttgatttgatttgaaccctaACCATCCTCACTCAGTGCAACTGAATGagtggtctcgctctctctctttctctctcactctcgctctttcgctctctctctctctcgctctctcgctctctctcttcccagatCAGAGTATCTGCCAGCCTCTCCTCATGTTCAGAATGCCTTCTCACTAACCTACATCACAGACTGACAGTTCTGCTATTGTTGCCCACTCTGGGGTGCAGCTCTCTTTCAGCCATGCATCCATCCATCAGTCCTTACACACAATAGCTCTCCCCTGCATGAGACAGGTCACTCGTCAATGGACTACCATGGAGAGGACAGGACCCACACAGGAATCCTGGACCTAACGTTTTTACACTCGTCTGTAGATAACATGTTCTGGTAACCCTTCACATTAGGTTCCTCTCAAAATCTGTGTACAGTAGTTATGCTATAGTTATTCTGTAATTACTCAAGTAAAAACGTTAAATGGACCTATTATTACGTAGTTTTTAGTTGTTACTAAAACAGAGAAATGAAATAGGAACTCTCTCTGTGAATGCCAGGCCCCGGTCTTAAACACGCAAAACTGGACACTACCCTTCCTAACTCGTCCTGAGGACGTGAAGTTTGTCGAAcacactacagagcaccatgaaGTTATCCTTTCACCTCGTCCCACAGAAATCCCAACCCACTCACATGTGGTTGGGAAATTAAATCAATGTTCACTTGGGGAGCGGGAGCATATTTCTGTCTATGTGTAACTGTGTGAGGTTATCACATTTGGGTTAGGGCCCGAGGcatagcacagacacacacacacacaaacaccccgtATGCTAATGCACAGCTTGACGTCTGGGAGACTTCATAGCTGCTTATGACAATGAAATCTAAGCGCGTACAGGCTATCACAGAGACATGGCTGGCTTGGAATATGGGGGCTTGTGTGCCAAATATGCAGCAGTAGCTCAATCTAAATCCAAGATCTCTGGACCTAGATcaaggttttgtgtgtgtgtgtgtgtgtgtgtgtgtgcgtgtgcgtactTGAATGTGGTGCTGAGAGGTGGAGGTCAGGGGTTACTCTAGGTATGTGCTGTACATCAGAGCCACTCTGTCAGGGTCCAGTGGAACTCTTgagtgaggagagaaagagagagagagagagaaagatattttGAGGTTTGCAGGTTAAGCTGCTTATGCTATAGTAGTTAGCCTCATACTCCTAGTCAGACCTGTCAAGAGTGTTAATACAAGGATTAAGTAGCAGACCAGCAGACCTCAATCTAAGCAGGAGTTGAGAAAGGGGTTCCATTACCTTTGAATTGGAGACAGCACAGAGAAGTGGATTCATTTCTGTTGAAAATGACCACAGTAAAACAACTCGTTTTTGGGACGTCCATCCATCTCCAGTACCCACCCAGACTTTATAACATACTTTATAGTCGGACAAAACTCAGCTGTGTAGAATTTAAATGAATTCCACGGTACTGCCCATTTCTATACTGTACGGAGGAGAAACAACTGTTCtcttactctctccttctcccagcaCCATTCCTTTCCTGGAAAAAAACAAACAGTGATACAGATCTGTCGTGTTCTGTGGCCGGCTGAAATATCTACTGGCGGAATCAAAGTGTTCATTATGTCACTTATGCAATCACACAGCCAACGCTTTGACCACATAGAGCCTGACTTACCCAGTTTTACCACTGTGGGGGAATGCAGGAGTGAGGgtggtaacgtgtgtgtgtgtgtgtgtgtgtgtgtgtgtgtgtgtgtgtactagacGTGGCAGAGTTAAATCAAGCACACACTATTTATCACACAGGAGAAATATGTCCCTCTctgagttagggttagggctacatCTCAATAGTTAtagagagagccagagaaagagagagagagagagagcccagctGTTAAACAGTGATATTTTGTTTTGTCCCTGTTTGAGGGGCCCTCATTGACTTCCCACCACCCTCTACTCATGTCCCTGCTCTGACCCTTTCACGCTAACCAGATGACTTCTGTCAACTTATGAGTTAGGGAGCCCAGtctgcttgtatgtgtgtgtgtgtgtgtgtgtgtgtgtgtgtgtgtgtgtgtgtgtgcaagtgtgtgcaagtgtgtgtaagtgtgtgcgtgtgcaaaaCATATGGATGTGGCAATAGGCCCTACAGCTGCTTCGGGCATACAGAAAGGTGATCAGTCTTttaatctctccctttctctctcgctctctcctcctctctcctcctctctcttcctctctttctctctctcaggcgCTGGGTCGCTCAACAGGAACAGCTTCAGTTTCAGTGATGAGAGACTGAACTCTCCCAATGTCTTTtccccctctcccacctcccCCCCACCTCTCACATCACCCAAAGGTGAGCCTCGACACACACacgaatgcatgcacacacactcgcacacacaaaaatgcaagcgtgcacacacacaaccGTCAGCATTCTCACCTTTACACACACACGTCATTCTGCCTACAACTTTTCTATACTGAATGCAAAGTCTTGTCCCAGTTGGACAACAGGAGACATTTGCCAAAATGCAGCTCAGTATCACTCCTGTTTAGACAGAAGGATAGATGCAGGATTAAACATGATGTGTGTTTTAGGAGAATGTTACAATAGGCAGGCCTATTACCTTAGGCTTAGAGCACTTCAGCTATCCTCAGCTATTCCAATGCGTCACCTATTAACTAATTAGCGTTCAAGTGACTCACTCTTCTTGTTTAGTATTGTAGTAGGTATGTATATATTTGTAGTAGATAATGCCATGTAATGTTCGATTCACATAATACAGGATGCATGTTCATTTGAGGTTATACAATTGCAGGCGGACAATAcagttctactctgttctattctatcaTCTGACCCTCTTGCTATGTTGTTTACAGCCAAACTGGGGGACACTAAAGAACTGGAGGACTTCATTGCTGACCTTGACAAGACGTTAGCAAGTAAGCGCTAATAGCTTACACCATTCACAGTACACTGTAAAAAGTAACTGCCTAACTCATTAGAGACATTAGGTAGTGGCAACTCAAACATCTCCAATGGTCAGTAGAACTCAAATCATAAAAGTAGTACAAACTCAGATCTCAAAAAGATTTGTTATCACTTCATGTTTTTGAGAATTGTTAACAAATATTAGGGGATTGAGAAAATAtaactgtatttatttatgttcTGCTAATCTAGTTATTCCATTTCTAGAAGTTATTGTGATTTAATATTTTAAAGTCAATATAACATTTATTCAAAACTGTAAGTTGTTCTTACTTGATTCTATTATGTTTTACGTCTTTACTTCAAATAATAAAGTAATAGTCAGACACATTGATATTTGCGTAAAAAACATGATTTATCTGTGTTGTGCTGATATAGAATGACTACGTTTTTGCAAGTTATGAATATTTCATAGTGCCACTCGGCTTTGTCTTTAGAGGATTTATGATACTTGTAGACAATGCTGTAGGCACGTTTGAAGAAAGAAAAATATATTTCTAGTATATAGtattaagtagttttttttgtgCTACGAGATGTAATTGATCATGATGAACAGATATCAAAGCCGTCGGACAAATTGAGGTTCAATAATGAGACAAGCCATTCCCACCATTAACGAGGTCATGTGCGCCGGTCTTAATGACAGAGGCGAATGCATCATCCTGTAATGCTTACAGCTCTATATCCAGTTACTGCTCTGAGTACTTGTGCTCAACAATGCTCGCTAAGGTGGGTTAAAATGACAAATCGTCAGATACATAAAGCTAAATGTTAAACATTAAGACACGATCACTGAAAATGACTAATCAGAACTACTTACGACTTAACCTTGAATATGATTGGAATGAAGGTTAATCATTGAAGTAAAAGAGACCCTACATTTGAATGTTGACTACAACAAATACTCATGTTCAAGTAACTGCAAGCATTCTAGTTCAGACTACATAACACCATTTAATGCCAACAAGCTCATAAAACACAAAACAGTTAAGTATTTACAACTTAAAAAGATAACAATATGGGCGGTGATGATGTGATTTTATTACGTTAAGTATTGAACACTGAAATACTTTGAGTTGGTTTTAGGCAACGGGTTTccacaaaaccaaaatgttagaacaaattattattatttatttttttacaatttactCAGTCAAGGGTGTGTGTTCTCTATGCTAACTATGTTAGATATGCTAACCACCACATCATTGTTACGCCTTGCTGTTTTTCTGAAACAATAAGCTCTTAGCTGTCAGCTCTAAACAGGGTTGAGGTATGGGGATGTATGAGGATGTATGGATAGACCCATGTAAGGCCTCGAGGGAAAGGGAAGATATCCCTTTCAGCTGTCACTCATGTCATTAtgtcttgtcacacacacacactcacacacatacacacactcacacacacacacacacacacacacacacacacacacacacactcacacacatacacacactcacacacacacacacacacacacacacacacacacacacacacacacacacacacacacacacacacacacacacacacacacacacacacacacacacacacacacacacacacacacacacacacacacacacacacacacacagcagcctaTGTACGAATGTAACCAGAGAGAGAGCCTAGTTTATGTGGCGGGTACAGACCAACATAGCTCAGTTTATTTGTTTTGGACCAATCCTTTACTACAGTAGTCCAGGGTGTTGGAACTTGCATCAGGGCGGTTACATTGGAATGTGCCAGCGTAAAACCTGGGGTGGAatatcaactgtaaatgtcagcTTCGGAATTGGAATTACCAATGGAAGTGTTATGATGCTTTTCTTAACAGAGAAGGCCAGGCGGTTAGAGTACTGAATGTTCCTCATTCAAACCAATGGGGTGGTTAGTCATTCAGTCACACCACGCGATGGGACAGCAAGTCACGTAAAGTAAAGGGACAGTCAGTTATTTGTCATTCAGGTTAAGCAGAGCCTGGCATTTTTATTAGGGTCTACAGTGTTAATGATGGCTGCCAAGTAAAACTGCCCCACACCTCCAAACTAAGAATAGTGTTGGACTGCCAAGGAGCCAGAGAGGCTATTGctaagcactgtgtgtgtgtgtgtgaatttgtcTATCCATCTGTCCTGAGGTACGAAGAGGAGTCTACAGTCCATTACTAATCaaacgtctgtctgtctctccttagGCATGTGACACGGAGCCGAAGAGAAGTGGCAGAGACCCTTTTTTGGAGAGTAGCCATCGCGAGGAAGGGACACCCTGTCCAGCaccccagaacacacacacacacacacacaccaggagtgCTGTGAACATAGCACAGGGAGAGTCACAGTGACCGTCAGGCTTGCTGAGCAACTTCATCTAAAGTCTGTGTCCCAATATTATAAGACAGCGTcatctccttgtctcctttccttctcatCGTCTCATTTCCCTCATGATCTGAGCTGATTGGACTGGATTGTTTTTTCTAGGTTTGCACGGTAAGAATGGGCTAATCTGAAATGGAACCTCATGTTCTATTGCACTATATGGCATAGAGTGATATTTCGTACGCAGCCCCAGTTTATAAACTATTAGCAGTCATGGAAGAGAAGAGACTAGGGGAGGAGATTAagaaggagacaaggaaaggaagcttTGTAAAAGTATTGGGACACTGTTAGACAGACAAACACCATCTCACATACACGGGACAGGCTGTGCGTCCTTTATACATAACTTGAGCTGGAAGAGTATTTAAGAAATGTCTTTTTACAGTATAAGTATATTTGTAATTGTATAGAGATGGTCATTGTAAATGTATCAATACTACTTTttttgtgaaatatatttttgtatCTATGTGTAAATAATAATTGTTTCAAATTCTATTACCTTGGTATTAAAAAGCGTATGATAAGTTTAAGGTTTGGCACACGTTGACTGAAGTTGAGATGTTTGATATTTCTAACGAATGCAAACTAAAATCTGGATTAGCTCTGAAAAACTGGAATGCAACAAAATGTATTGAATACAGCTAATATCAATTGCCTACCAGAGAATATTAAAATGAAATATTGTTTTAAAATATCTCTTCTCGTTTTTACCTCCTGCTTGCTTTATTGGTCTCCCTTTTAACAGGGCTATATTGGGGGGAGTTTGAGTGACAGCTGGTCACTGGCCACCGCCTTGGCACTGAAGGActgtgtccctctgtgtccctgtctctaTGACTTCTATGAGTGGTAGTCAGTGACCTGCTGTTGGTGTCTGTGCAGCTCTGTACACAGCTCTGTGGGGCGTAGACAGACATACTGAAATAGACAATCCAATTCCCAGGGCTCTTGTGATCATTACTCAACCCTTCAGCAAAGCCAGTGGTTATGAAACTATGGCTATTTATAGACTGAGGTTGGTGAATGGCAGGTGGGGTTAGGAGGTGTCTATAAGGGATGTCCTATTGGTCAGGGTCACAGGTCGTTGAGAAAAGACAGACTTCCCCCCAGCGGctctacagtaacattacagctAGCGCTGATGAGGAGTTCACCTTTTTCTACTGGGATCTTTTGGCTaattttgttttcatttcaaatgACTCATGAAAGACCAGAGTTAAAGAGTTTGGAGACTCTCCTCTGACTGCCATCCCTATCTGCATGTGACTGAAGCAGCCAGATATCTGCCAGTCTGTGTTAATGCAACCATGGGAGCAGGAAGCTGGCAGAGACCCACCCTCCATTTTGTTTCTTTAGTACAGTTGGCACAGGGCAAAGCAGAGCCCACTACAGCCCAGCCGCAGTCCACCTGTTGGCATTGTCCTGTGCCAGGGAGAAACTGGGTCCGGGTAGACATGTTGACACAACACATGATCCCTCGGGGCCCGATGGTCTCTTGGCTTCTAAAACAATGCACCCTGCCGGCAGCGCCGGGCGTCTTTTTGGCACTGCTAGCATGTTGGGAATGGCGCTGCATGGGCTTGGCAGTTGGCAGTGGACCCGGCCTCTAGATCCCAGAGAGATGCCAGCCGCATCCAGGGGCACTGGGCTGGAAGTGTGGGAAAGACGAGGGACATGGATCAGGTAAGGGGGCAGTGGGGTAGATGGCAGGGTGTGGACGTTGGGCAAGCAGGTGTATTAGTTGGGTAGAGGTCTCGGAGGGTTATTCAATGGGGGATGGTGGTGAAATAGGTAGGAGGAGCAGATGGCAATATTTGGACTCTTACAGTTCTCTACAATGATGCATGGGGAAGCGTCAGCTGGTTTGGACTGAACTGAGAAGTCTAAACCATTCACCTTATGATCATGCATTGGTAAAGTGTTTTCAATGCACCTGTCAAAGCCAGTTTGGTCATAGATGTTTCACTATGaatatgcacatacacacacacacacgttgttttCATCAGAAGAGAAAAGGTTGCAAATGTGTTCAATGCTTCCGGTAATCAGTACATAATACTACTCAAAATTGTATATAGTAGCTTTATCTGTAGTCAATCAGGGACAATATAGGGAAAGATCTAGGCAACAGAGACTGGCAAATCTTTATGATTTTTGACAACATTTGGGcatgcagagatgcagagaatgAAGTTGGGTTACTTCTAAGTCATCATATCCAACATTGTGACCTTCCATTATAGAGCTTTCCTTTGGTGTGGATTGAGGTGTATAcaatcgtggccaaaagttttgagaatgacacaaatattaattttcacaaagtttgccgcttcagtgtctttagataattTTGTCAgctgttactatggaatactgaagtataattacaagcatttcataagtgtcgaaggcttttattgacaattacatgaagttgatgcaaagagtcaatatttgcagtgttgaccctttctttttcaagacctctgcaatccaccctggcatgctgtcaattaacttctgggccacatcctgactgatggcagcccattcttgaataatcaatgcttggagtttgtcagattttgtgggtttttgtttgtccacccgcctcttgaggattgaccacaagtgctcaatgggattaaggtctggccATGGTTTCCTGgctatggacccaaaatatcgatgttttgttccccgagccacttagttatcacttttgccttatagcAAGATgcaccatcatgctggaaaaggcgttgttcgtcaccaaactgttcctggatggttgggagaagttgctctcggaggatgtgttggtaccattctttattcatggctgtgttcttaggtaaaattgtgagtgagcccttggctgagaagtaaccccacacatgaagggtctcaggatgctttactgttggcatgacacaggactgatggtagcgctcaccttgtcttctccggacaagcttttttccgggtgccccaaacaatcggaaaggggattcatcagaggaAACAACTTTACCCctgtcctcagcagtccaatccttgtaccttttgcagaatatcagtctgtccctgatgtttttcctggagagaagtggcttctttgctgcccttcttgaaacCAGggcatcctccaaaagtcttcacctctctgtgcgtgcagatgcactcacacctgcctgctgccattcctccaagctctgtactggtggtgccccgatcccgcagttgaatcaactttaggagacggtcctggcacttgctggactttcttgggcgccctgaagccttcttcacaacaattgaaccgctctccttgaagttcttgatgatccgataaatggttgatttcggtgcaatcttactggcaatattcttgcctgtgaagccctttttgtgcaacaCAATGACGAcgggcacgtgtttccttgcaggtaaccatggttgacaaaggaagaacaatgattccaagcaccaccctccgtttgaagcttccagtctgttactCGAACTCAATcaacatgacagagtgatctctacTAACCTATAAGACCAGTCTTTGTAATGAATACATGGAATTGGAGTGTGATGATACCGATGAATGATTCCTGCACACAATGTGTTTATTTTCCATTTTCTTATTGACCAGGAATTATATTTGATTTGTTGTAGGAAATTGTTTGGTGAAAAATGCATAAAATGAGAGTAATTTCACATAATTCTGCACCTTTTGATAGTTGTACTTCCAATTTTGATCACCATGATTTATGACTGCAAAGAAAATCTATTGATCTACTGGGAAAAAAAATGTTAAATCGAACTTTCTGTTTTGCCTGCTTGGACTCAAGAGAAATGTATGTTTGTGTTAATCTTTTTGCAGATAGCCGTGTTCTGGTGATTAACGTATCATACAGTGTTGatgaatgtatttatgttttgaaATGGCAACTACATTTTGAAAATGCATTTACTGTTTTGCAAAAGGCCACAGAGTTCTGTGTCTCGAGAACACTGTTTTGAAAATCGACAACATTGCTCAAAGTAGTGCTTGTATGCGATCAAATAAAACTGCAACAAGATTTCTACAAACTGCAAAGCAGTTCTTTCTACAGTTATTCAGTTACCGTGTCCTGCTGTGTAGTTTCTCAAGTTTCCCATTCATTATGATGAAGACATGTTCTTTTAAGTCAATTTGACAGACCTATGACCTAACAAGACATCTGTGTGACTATCATGACTCACTCTGCTATGAGGAAATGATGATGCAGACAACTACTGCTATGTTTGGTCTAAAATGGACAATTAGCCAAAGATTCACCTCATATTTGTCTACGAATGGATATTAGTCAGCATGGCAAGAGATGGAGAATACTCCAATGAAGGGAACCCACCCACATCTCCAATCTGATTTCACACAATCCCAAGACTCCCATGACCTCCCACACgcacggatacacacacacatacacacacaaaaaaacacacacacgtcttactatacttgtgaggaaTGTTTGGGGACCAACAATTTAttctcattcaaaatcctattttccttaacctctaaccctaaatctaacccctaaccctaaccctaaacccaattCTTacccactaacccctaaccctaattctaactctaaacctaacccctgaaaCTAAACCCAACTCTTACCCACTGATCCCTAACCCTCATTCTAATCCTAACCTATCCCCTAAGCCTAAAATGGCCTTTTTAATAACCTGCAAAATGTCCTCACTTTTCTGAATTTTAgttggtttactattcttgtgaggacttttggtactcagtgccatttaagatgtGGGAGGATTATTTGATAAAAATGTATGAGCATGAcatttttatgagcatggccttatttctattgcaGCATGTTGAATGTCcaacccaacagatccacagatgacgcaatttctattgtactccacactgccctttcccacctggacaaaaggaacacctacatgagaatgctattcattgacttcagctcagtgttcaacaccatagtgccctcaaagctcatcactaagctaaggaccctgggactgaacacctccctctgcaactggatcctggacttcctgacgggccgccccccaggtggtaagggtaggtaacaacacatctggcACACAGAAATAGGGAGATAGAGATTagcatttttttcactttcacttacttagctagcaaacgCAGCTACAGTGCCCTCCACTAATATTGGCACCCTTGGCAAAAACAATGTCTTTGCTGTTTATCCTCTTGGTCTTTCATTCAAAATATTCACAAACATCAAACATTTAATTGAagaaaaaatgaaataaatatttttctccAAAAAATATGTGCCACATATGTGGCACCCCTAGAAATTCTTATGAGTAAAATCTTACTTAAGTATATTCCCATTCATATTTTTATGTTTTTAAGTTCACCTGAGTGATTAGGAACACTTAAGTGGTAAGCCAttacttcctgtttcactggggtataaatATGAGGTCACACACAGGCCAAGTTCACATAGTCTTCCATCACTATGGGAAAGACCCGAGAATACAGTAATGATGTGCGGCAAAAGGTTGTTGAGCAGCACACATCAGAAAATGTTTATAAGAAAATAGCTCTACGGTTGAAAATGCCCATTTCCACTATCAGGGCAATAATTAAGAAGTCTAAAGCAACTGGAGAtcctcctcctccccgcactcgccctgaggtgcgtgtcttcagcctggtgccacctgtaccggtcccacacACCAGGCGTCcaagtgcgcctccacagtccagtacgtcctgtgcctgctccccgcactcgccctgaggtgcgtgtcttcagcccggtaccaccagtgccggccccacgcatcagatctccagtgcgcctccagagtccagagcttccggcgacagttcccagtccagagcttcctggtgacagttcccagtccagagcttccgggcGACAGTTCCCAGCCCGGGgcctccggcgacggttcccagccCGGGgtttccggcgacggtccccagcccggggtctccggcgacggttcccagtccggggcctccggcgatgatccgcagtccagagcctccgggcGATGATCCAAGGTCCGGTTCTACAAAGGCGGAGGGATCAGCGTAAGGAGGGGGGGCTGCATCCAGAACCGGAGCCGCCACagaggatagatgcccacccggaccctcctgtattgtctagg is a genomic window containing:
- the rgcc gene encoding regulator of cell cycle RGCC, which translates into the protein MKSPKLKSQGKSQFLEEDDLSDVLCEFDAVIEDFTSPMEKRHFQYDEHLKTVKRRSSASVSDSGISDSESAGSLNRNSFSFSDERLNSPNVFSPSPTSPPPLTSPKAKLGDTKELEDFIADLDKTLASM